One region of Balaenoptera ricei isolate mBalRic1 chromosome 5, mBalRic1.hap2, whole genome shotgun sequence genomic DNA includes:
- the LOC132365986 gene encoding LOW QUALITY PROTEIN: proline-rich protein 11-like (The sequence of the model RefSeq protein was modified relative to this genomic sequence to represent the inferred CDS: deleted 1 base in 1 codon), producing MPKFKQRRIKLKAKVKRFFKRKEASHFLSKLVTPPPPPPSPERVVIPSTHTPLSRSWLRPSWNFKFPNFKDAVKLWTNRVWSTYNWFQNCMAQSLEVLKDTIFPSRFCHQELHSLKQWFRILENELRKLQEALKAVSENSSCPSCGQMCHMRGKLTNVPACALTTPGDSGAVLSASLPQPASHLPPPLPPPPPLTAPLLLRKSDLTKALQAGPLKKSGPMQITVKDLLTVKLKKTQSFDERRKLVPSPKAQNPLVTVSDLQRVSLKPKSKVLSTRVTNVFITPGKSQLELRKLLRKVDVERSPGGTPLTNKENMETGTGLTPVMTQVLKRKFQLAHPRSPTQTLPLSTSTSDEQN from the exons ATGCCCAAGTTCAAGCAACGAAGAATAAAGCTAAAAGCCAAAGTGaaaagatttttcaaaagaaaagaagcctCTCACTTTCTGTCTAAGCTAGTTACacctccccctccgccaccctcaCCAGAAAGAGTGGTTATTCCTTCAACACATACACCCCTTAGCAGAAGCTGGCTAAGACCATCCTGGAACTTCAAATTTCCCAATTTTAAAGATGCAGTAAAGCTTTGGACAAATAGAGTATGGTCTACATACAACTGGTTTCAGAACTGCATGGCCCAGAGTTTGGAAGTATTGAAAGACACCATCTTCCCATCCCGTTTCTGCCACCAAGAACTTCATAGTCTAAAACAATGGTTTCGCATTTTGGAAAATGAATTACGCAAGCTCCAGGAAGCACTGAAGGCCGTCTCAGAAAATTCTTCCTGTCCAAGCTGTGGTCAGATGTGTCACATGCGTGGTAAACTTACAAATGTGCCTGCATGTGCTCTAACCACCCCTGGAGACTCCGGGGCTGTACTTTCCGCCTCGCTGCCACAGCCAGCCAGTCATCTTCCTCCGCCCCTGCCTCCGCCTCCACCACTGACAGCACCTTTGCTGCTCAGAAAATCTGATCTCACTAAAGCACTTCAGGCtggaccatta aaaaaaagtggacccATGCAGATAACAGTTAAAGATCTACTGACtgtgaaattaaagaagacacagagtTTTGATGAAAGGAGGAAGCTTGTACCATCACCAAAGGCACAGAATCCACTAGTTACTGTCTCTGACCTGCAGCGCGTTTCCCTGAAACCAAAGTCCAAAGTGTTATCAACTCGAGTTACAAATGTCTTCATTACTCCTGGTAAAAGCCAGTTAGAACTGCGGAAACTACTCAGAAAAGTCGATGTAGAGAGGAGCCCAGGTGGAACCCCACTTaccaataaagaaaatatggaaacagGAACTGGGCTGACCCCAGTAATGACCCAGGTCTTGAAGAGAAAGTTTCAGCTGGCTCACCCTAGAAGCCCAACTCAAACTCTGCCACTTTCTACAAGCACCTCTGATGAACAAAACTGA